The following coding sequences lie in one Nycticebus coucang isolate mNycCou1 chromosome 18, mNycCou1.pri, whole genome shotgun sequence genomic window:
- the FBF1 gene encoding fas-binding factor 1 isoform X7, which produces MEADLLGLKKSNLASGKRAAKGPGKEELPGDPRPAGKLIASEKGDTILTKKPPLSPSSIPGPRYGRFSFGDSEDPLAGLLSDDEEEIAQKPPVTESKAALDKSLGTVRDQGPSIPLTPGDTPVRKKDLFDDGDDIMAALGFGDSPSTDRRQMGVQEGPRPARAKLDELLGRGPATKLPDCPGTGANKEFKLDKKYQRLQDEDPWDDEDFIFGAYQPTVVSSERRQSRRQSVSRFLADGGPDTKGELGSKQSPPAMSSPVQPRKGGADWLGLKDDNLELLPPSPTRETQRGATVRSSLTAPLPASQHSGPATLPSSGAKPSTEGAGFPAKARQTSTLGASEEKEEDWLSHALSRKRFQGLAREEYPEASKDPSLVGTVGHAPFGSHPAANAQGLAQTAAGRTSGTTAREMPPARPDTSGSPLTWNQATSALSAGVPRKGTAPGELSSAEPAADVPSSQESTGLPAPVQSLLPESLVRGPLPGTGYQTQFLAAQMQLQSSTAQLQAELLQSQGQLAELVAQVRKLELERAQHKLLLESLQQRQQADLELIESTHRSRIKVLETSYQQREERLRRENEELSARYLSHCQEAEEARTELTAQHQRRLAAAEQEKDQEMERLRELQRVSIQEMRKDHEKQLQWLKRLKDQEIDAVTSATSHTRSLNGIIEQMEKFSNNLNELSSRVEASHLATSQEWELGTRHRDEQLRALQEQLGRQQRDMEEERNQLQEVIRKMETRLSEQSRLLEQERWRVNAEQSKVESMQHSLEEQRKVMAQQTAMERAELERAKSALLEEQKSIMHKCGEERRRLATEWAEFFTQQQLSKERAERQVERALQVDTQRESTLVSLAKEQAELKIKANELRVKEEQLAAEREALERERQELRLEKERVSATALRIRLRSEEVENMSKVASEKYEEGERALCQARQVQAEQQARLQVVQQQQERLRQQEQNMHQEHLSLAQQRQQLDRMRQDLPSSLSGLLPNTQGLAASSLSALLAPAPTPLQCRQPLASLAPGHSNLHAKLVLLKHAAEQDRDFLENEQFFLETLKKASYNVTSH; this is translated from the exons ATGGAAGCTGACCTCTTAGGTCTGAAGAAGTCTAATCTGGCCTCTGGCAAAAGAGCTGCAAAGGGCCCTGGGAAAGAAGAGCTGCCTGGTGACCCCAGACCTGCTGGCAAGTTAATAGCCTCTGAGAAAG GGGACACCATTCTCACCAAGAAGCCACCTCTCTCTCCCAGCAGCATTCCTGGGCCTCGTTACGGGAGGTTTTCCTTCGGAG ACTCAGAAGACCCGTTGGCAGGACTTCTCTCTGATGATGAGGAAGAAATAGCCCAGAAGCCACCTGTGACAGAGAGTAAGGCAGCTCTTGACAAGAGCCTTGGCACAGTCAGAGATCAAG GTCCTTCAATTCCTCTGACTCCTGGGGACACTCCTGTCCGGAAGAAAGATTTGtttgatgatggtgatgacatCATGGCCGCTCTGGGGTTCGGAGACAGTCCCAGCACAGACAGGAGGCAGATGGGAGTCCA GGAAGGGCCCCGCCCTGCGCGTGCAAAGCTGGATGAGCTGCTGGGTCGAGGTCCTGCCACCAAGCTCCCGGACTGCCCAGGCACAGGGGCAAATAAGGAGTTCAAACTTGACAAGAAGTACCAGAGGCTGCAGG ATGAAGATCCCTGGGATGACGAGGACTTCATCTTTGGGGCCTATCAGCCCACTGTGGTCTCCTCTGAGAGACGGCAGTCCCGCCGGCAGTCAGTCAG TAGGTTCTTAGCAGATGGTGGCCCAGACACCAAGGGAGAATTGGGCTCCAAACAGAGCCCTCCGGCAATGTCCAGCCCCGTCCAGCCCAGGAAGGGAGGAGCTGACTGGTTGGGCCTCAAGGATGATAACTTGGAgctgcttcctccctcccccaccagaGAAACCCAAAGGGGGGCCACGGTGCGCTCCTCACTCACAGCACCCCTTCCTGCAAGCCAGCACTCTGGCCCAGCTACACTGCCCTCCTCAGGGGCAAAGCCATCAACTGAGGGTGCAGGGTTTCCTGCCAAAGCCAGACAGACTTCCACTCTGGGAGCAtctgaggagaaagaagaagactGGCTGAGCCATGCCTTGTCTCGGAAGAGGTTCCAAGGTCTGGCCAGAGAGGAGTATCCTGAGGCCTCCAAAGACCCAAGCTTGGTGGGGACAGTGGGCCATGCCCCCTTTGGCAG CCATCCTGCTGCCAATGCTCAGGGACTCGCGCAGACAGCTGCTGGAAGAACCTCTGGAACAACAGCTCGAGAAATGCCACCTGCCAGGCCTGACACCTCAGG CTCCCCCCTCACTTGGAACCAGGCCACCTCAGCCCTCTCTGCAGGTGTCCCAAGGAAAGGAACAGCCCCTGGAGAGCTCTCTAGCGCcg AGCCTGCTGCTGATGTCCCAAGCTCCCAGGAATCCACAGGGCTTCCTGCACCTGTCCAG TCCCTGCTCCCAGAATCCCTGGTGCGGGGTCCGCTGCCAGGCACAGGATACCAGACGCAGTTCCTGGCCGCACAGATGCAGCTTCAGAGCAGCACTGCCCAGCTCCAGGCTGAGCTGCTGCAAAGCCAGGGACAGCTGGCTGAGCTGGTGGCCCAG GTGCGGAAGCTGGAGCTGGAGCGGGCCCAGCACAAGCTGCTGCTAGAGAGTTtgcagcagaggcagcaggcGGACTTGGAGCTCATTGAGAGCACACACAG AAGCCGCATCAAGGTGCTAGAAACATCTTACCAGCAAAGAGAGGAACGACTCCGGAGAGAGAATGAGGAGTTATCCGCTCGATATCTGTCACACTGCCAGGAGGCCGAGGAGGCCCGCACCGAGCTCACGGCCCAGCACCAGCGGCGGCTGGCAGCTGCTGAGCAGGAGAAGGACCAGGAGATGGAGCGGCTGCGGGAGCTGCAGCG GGTGTCCATCCAGGAGATGCGCAAGGACCACGAGAAGCAGCTGCAGTGGCTGAAGCGGCTGAAGGACCAAGAGATCGATGCGGTCACCAGTGCTACCTCCCACACACG GTCCCTTAATGGCATCATTGAGCAGATGGAGAAGTTCTCTAACAATCTGAATGAGCTGTCCTCTCGTGTGGAGGCCTCACACCTCGCCACCTCCCAGGAGTGGGAGCTGGGGACACGGCACCGAGACGAGCAGCTGCGAG CACTGCAGGAGCAGCTGGGCCGGCAGCAACGGGACATGGAGGAGGAGCGGAACCAGCTGCAGGAAGTCATCAGGAAGATGGAGACGCGGCTGAGCGAGCAGAGCCGGCTGCTGGAGCAG GAACGGTGGCGAGTGAACGCTGAGCAGTCCAAGGTGGAGTCCATGCAGCACTCTCTTGAGGAGCAAAGGAAGGTCATGGCCCAGCAGACAGCCATGGAGAGGGCAGAGCTAGAGCGGGCCAAG AGTGCCCTGCTGGAGGAGCAGAAGTCCATCATGCACAAGTGTGGGGAGGAGCGCCGGCGCCTGGCCACCGAGTGGGCCGAGTTCTTCACACAACAGCAGCTAAGTAAGGAGCGGGCTGAGCGCCAGGTGGAGCGGGCACTGCAGGTGGACACCCAACGGGAGAGTACCCTTGTCAGTCTGGCCAAG GAGCAGGCTGAGCTGAAGATCAAGGCCAACGAGCTCCGGGTCAAGGAAGAGCAGCTGGCGGCTGAGAGGGAAGCCCTGGAGCGGGAGCGGCAGGAGCTGCGGCTGGAGAAGGAAAGGGTCAGTGCCACTGCCCTGCGCATCCGGCTCCGTTCTGAGGAGGTGGAAAACATGAGCAAG GTGGCCTCGGAGAAATATGAGGAGGGGGAGcgggcattgtgccaggcccGGCAGGTGCAAGCTGAGCAGCAAGCCCGACTGCAGGtggtgcagcagcagcaggaacggCTGCGGCAGCAAGAGCAGAACATGCACCAG GAGCACCTGAGTCTAGCCCAACAGAGACAGCAGTTAGACCGAATGCGACAGGACCTGCCCTCCAGCCTCTCAGGACTGCTCCCCAACACCCAGGGCTTGGCAGCTTCCAGTCTGAGTG CCCTCTTGGCTCCTGCTCCCACCCCTCTTCAGTGCAGACAGCCCCTGGCCAGCCTGGCTCCAGGACACTCAAACCTGCATGCCAAACTGGTACTGCTGAAGCATGCAGCCGAGCAG GACCGAGACTTCTTGGAGAATGAGCAGTTCTTCTTGGAGACCCTGAAGAAAGCGTCTTACAATGTGACATCCCATTGA